A window of Sutcliffiella cohnii contains these coding sequences:
- a CDS encoding TetR/AcrR family transcriptional regulator encodes MSVDRKRQILEAAEKSFSMFGYKATTMDQVAKMANVGKGTIYLFFKNKEELFDEIISALITDMKTIAEEEIDDNLTFKENAHRVLYRLLEFRKSHQLTIKLFQEERDIGTKAVVDVVQRLEQAIIQYMKVIIQKAMDDGEIKPCNPEITAFVMIKLYVSLIFDWERNREALEKEEIAKLFELYFFDGLAN; translated from the coding sequence GTGTCAGTAGATCGTAAAAGACAGATTTTGGAGGCGGCGGAGAAGTCGTTTTCGATGTTTGGGTATAAGGCGACGACGATGGATCAAGTGGCGAAGATGGCGAATGTCGGCAAAGGGACGATCTATCTTTTTTTCAAAAATAAAGAAGAGCTGTTCGATGAAATTATTTCAGCTCTCATTACTGATATGAAAACGATAGCGGAAGAAGAAATCGATGATAATCTTACGTTCAAAGAAAATGCCCATCGTGTGTTATATCGATTACTTGAATTTCGAAAGTCGCACCAGCTCACGATTAAACTTTTTCAAGAAGAAAGAGACATCGGAACAAAAGCGGTTGTCGACGTAGTGCAACGACTAGAGCAGGCCATTATTCAATATATGAAGGTGATTATACAAAAGGCGATGGACGATGGTGAAATTAAACCGTGCAATCCAGAAATTACGGCTTTTGTCATGATCAAGCTATACGTATCCCTCATTTTCGATTGGGAACGAAACCGTGAAGCATTAGAAAAAGAAGAGATCGCAAAACTGTTCGAGCTTTACTTTTTTGACGGATTAGCAAACTAG